The Paraphotobacterium marinum genome contains a region encoding:
- a CDS encoding MFS transporter, producing the protein MKTQTMTSQTHSGTNTNSNTKLAFYVLCSAFFIWAIPNNLQTIMMPQLQLGFMMNNFTTSLLDTNFYIGYFFAPIIAGLIANKLGYKSTIIIGFLIMALGSLLCFSALDTYTLSLFLGGLTTTALGCGFLETACNPLATVLGPKEQASYRINFAQIFNQVGNLTTASVGAMIIIGGSHYKTAEEIAKLPKDSATHYHHMLVASGIPVYIFMAALLVCLSILFALIKFPHTKALDESSDGYFSTFKRVMKFSHFRWSLLAMFLMNGTQACMMGFFLRYAIVELNTDPGHVSFLASVLAIAAISGRVVGTYILKNTNKDGNVLGMFNALGVIACLAAVVLPGWFGIWSIPVAFFFLAPSYPTIFALGIKGLGKDTKIASSFMVMMIVGAGIIPVILGFLADKVPSFSLVWIIPALCMAMISYFGFKKSSL; encoded by the coding sequence ATGAAAACACAAACAATGACAAGCCAAACCCATTCGGGAACAAATACAAATAGTAACACTAAACTTGCTTTTTATGTTCTTTGCTCAGCTTTTTTCATTTGGGCTATTCCAAATAATCTACAGACCATAATGATGCCACAACTTCAACTTGGTTTTATGATGAATAATTTCACTACATCGTTACTAGATACAAATTTTTATATAGGTTATTTTTTCGCACCAATTATTGCTGGATTAATTGCGAACAAACTTGGATATAAGTCAACCATAATAATTGGTTTTCTTATTATGGCTCTGGGCTCCTTGCTGTGCTTTTCAGCATTAGATACATATACCTTAAGTTTATTCTTAGGTGGGTTAACAACGACAGCACTTGGTTGTGGTTTTCTAGAAACAGCTTGTAATCCATTAGCTACTGTTTTAGGGCCTAAAGAACAAGCTTCATATAGAATTAATTTTGCTCAAATCTTTAATCAAGTAGGTAATTTAACTACCGCATCAGTTGGAGCAATGATTATTATAGGGGGTTCCCATTATAAAACAGCTGAAGAAATTGCAAAACTACCTAAAGATAGCGCCACACATTACCACCATATGTTAGTAGCCTCAGGCATTCCTGTATATATTTTTATGGCTGCTTTACTTGTATGTCTATCTATTTTATTTGCACTTATTAAATTTCCACATACTAAAGCTCTTGATGAATCATCCGACGGATATTTTTCAACATTTAAAAGAGTTATGAAATTTAGTCATTTTAGATGGTCTTTATTAGCTATGTTTCTGATGAACGGAACACAGGCATGTATGATGGGTTTCTTTTTAAGATATGCAATAGTTGAATTGAACACAGATCCTGGTCATGTATCATTTTTAGCGTCAGTGCTAGCAATTGCAGCAATTTCTGGAAGGGTTGTAGGAACCTATATCCTAAAAAATACAAATAAAGATGGAAATGTGCTCGGGATGTTTAATGCTTTAGGTGTAATTGCCTGCTTGGCTGCCGTTGTTTTACCAGGATGGTTCGGTATATGGTCAATACCAGTCGCATTCTTCTTCTTAGCTCCTTCATATCCAACTATTTTTGCTCTTGGAATTAAAGGACTTGGAAAAGACACAAAAATTGCTTCTTCATTTATGGTCATGATGATTGTTGGTGCAGGTATAATTCCAGTCATACTTGGCTTCTTAGCTGATAAAGTTCCAAGCTTTTCTCTTGTTTGGATAATACCTGCTCTTTGTATGGCTATGATTTCTTACTTTGGTTTTAAAAAATCTAGTCTTTAG
- a CDS encoding bifunctional 4-hydroxy-2-oxoglutarate aldolase/2-dehydro-3-deoxy-phosphogluconate aldolase, producing MKNSIINKIENLKVLPVIAIENASDAVNLGKTLVDNFLPAAEITYRTCAATKTIESLKDNFPEMLVCAGTAITKQNVLDATQAGADFVITPGFNPKLVDFCLSQDIDIIPGINNPSQIEIALDFNLKYLKFFPAEASGGIKMLNSLLGPYKDIKIMPTGGITPSNLKDYLSIKGVIGCGGTWIAPSKTISENDWPTIAKNVKNLNDLLNK from the coding sequence ATGAAAAATAGTATTATAAATAAAATTGAAAATTTAAAAGTTTTACCAGTCATTGCAATTGAAAATGCTTCAGATGCTGTTAATTTGGGTAAAACTTTAGTAGACAATTTTTTACCTGCTGCAGAAATTACTTATCGAACTTGTGCAGCTACCAAAACAATTGAGAGTTTGAAAGATAATTTTCCAGAAATGCTGGTCTGTGCTGGCACAGCAATAACTAAACAGAATGTTCTAGATGCGACTCAAGCTGGCGCAGATTTTGTAATCACTCCTGGATTTAACCCAAAGCTAGTCGATTTTTGTTTGTCACAAGATATTGATATTATTCCTGGAATAAATAATCCATCTCAAATTGAAATTGCTTTAGACTTTAATTTAAAGTATTTGAAATTTTTTCCCGCAGAAGCATCTGGAGGGATTAAAATGTTAAATTCTTTATTGGGACCCTATAAAGATATAAAGATCATGCCAACAGGTGGCATTACTCCTAGTAATTTAAAGGACTACTTATCAATCAAAGGCGTAATAGGCTGTGGTGGAACATGGATCGCACCCTCAAAAACAATTAGTGAAAATGACTGGCCAACTATTGCAAAAAACGTAAAAAATTTAAATGACCTCTTAAACAAATAG
- a CDS encoding sugar kinase, whose amino-acid sequence MNKPKIAFIGECMIELSGTAFGSMIQSYGGDTLNAATYLSRISKSDIDTHFISALSNDQISEKMKNIWKNDGVLTDLVMTDPLHSTGLYMIEVDKNGERSFSYWRDNSAAKHMMHHPDFGKIIDQLHHFDFIFISGITLAILSDADKIEFVKFLKSLKKNKKTQIIFDSNYRPKLWDSKEKVKSTYREILEISDLALITFDDEKEIWDDVDVEQTARRSVKMGVKTVIVKDGENGSYILERNNEQIKHVPTIKVNNVIDTTSAGDSFNAGFLSGYIKGLSLEDCCERANKIAGVVIQHKGAIISSSITDQIKF is encoded by the coding sequence ATGAATAAACCAAAAATAGCTTTTATCGGTGAGTGTATGATCGAGCTATCAGGAACAGCTTTTGGGTCTATGATTCAAAGTTATGGCGGTGATACCTTAAATGCGGCAACATACCTATCAAGAATTTCAAAGTCAGATATTGATACTCACTTTATTTCTGCTTTGTCTAATGATCAAATTAGTGAAAAGATGAAAAATATCTGGAAAAATGATGGAGTTTTAACGGATTTAGTCATGACAGATCCATTGCATAGCACTGGTCTTTATATGATAGAAGTTGATAAAAATGGTGAAAGATCTTTTTCATATTGGCGGGATAACTCTGCTGCTAAGCATATGATGCACCACCCAGATTTCGGTAAAATAATTGATCAACTACATCATTTTGACTTTATTTTCATTTCAGGAATTACTTTAGCTATCTTATCTGATGCTGATAAAATTGAATTCGTAAAGTTTTTAAAGTCTCTTAAGAAAAATAAAAAAACTCAAATTATTTTTGATTCAAATTATAGACCCAAATTATGGGACTCTAAAGAAAAAGTAAAAAGTACTTATAGGGAGATTCTGGAAATTTCAGATTTAGCACTAATAACATTTGATGATGAAAAAGAGATATGGGATGATGTTGACGTTGAACAAACAGCTAGGCGTTCGGTCAAAATGGGTGTCAAAACAGTTATTGTCAAAGATGGTGAGAATGGTTCTTATATTCTTGAAAGAAATAACGAACAAATAAAACATGTTCCGACAATTAAAGTTAATAATGTTATAGATACAACATCAGCTGGTGATTCATTTAATGCAGGGTTCCTATCAGGTTATATAAAAGGCCTTTCATTAGAAGATTGCTGTGAGCGAGCAAATAAAATTGCAGGTGTAGTTATCCAACATAAAGGTGCAATTATATCATCATCTATAACAGATCAAATTAAATTTTAA
- a CDS encoding amidohydrolase family protein, which produces MKFFCKYLKIERNTNLTEYIKIHQPENMWPEIVKGMEDVGILGMELYHVENMIIMTMRTTDSFCADRDLSLLASKPRQSEWEAYVSSFQGVDADASAKAKWTEIPEIYSMEKCQKYLEKQKQNINNKLKVIDSHHHLWEFNQSEFPWIDNEMSVLKNNFYPNDLKNVTQEHNVVGSVVVQARQSLDETLWLINQAEQDELIKGVVGWIDLKSPQLEKQLQFFKKFKVLKGFRHVIHDEPDIDFMIDQKFVDGIKLLAKYDYTYDILIKSYHLENTIKLLHKLPPMKLVINHIAKPNMLENEWESWANHISYISKNFPHVFCKLSGLATEENHQNVDWANIERYSNFILETFTPSKVMFGSDWPVCMLATTYDEHIYFIQKICDSFIQTDIENIFFNVSKDFYGIEI; this is translated from the coding sequence ATGAAATTTTTTTGTAAATATTTAAAAATTGAAAGAAATACTAACCTCACTGAATACATTAAAATTCACCAACCTGAAAATATGTGGCCTGAAATTGTTAAAGGTATGGAAGATGTAGGTATATTAGGTATGGAGTTGTATCATGTGGAAAACATGATCATAATGACAATGAGAACCACAGATTCTTTTTGTGCTGACAGAGATCTATCTTTATTAGCCAGTAAGCCTCGTCAGTCGGAATGGGAAGCTTACGTAAGTTCTTTTCAAGGAGTTGATGCAGATGCATCCGCAAAAGCTAAATGGACAGAAATTCCAGAAATTTATAGCATGGAAAAATGTCAAAAGTACTTAGAAAAACAAAAGCAAAATATAAATAATAAATTAAAAGTGATTGATTCACATCATCATCTATGGGAGTTTAATCAAAGTGAATTTCCTTGGATTGATAATGAAATGTCAGTTTTGAAAAATAATTTTTATCCTAATGATTTAAAAAATGTAACTCAAGAACATAATGTTGTTGGAAGTGTTGTTGTACAAGCTAGACAATCATTGGATGAGACTTTGTGGTTAATTAATCAAGCCGAACAAGATGAATTAATCAAGGGAGTTGTTGGTTGGATTGATCTTAAGTCACCCCAATTAGAAAAACAACTCCAATTTTTCAAAAAATTTAAAGTGTTAAAAGGTTTTAGACATGTAATCCATGACGAGCCAGACATTGACTTTATGATTGACCAAAAGTTTGTGGATGGAATAAAGTTATTAGCAAAGTATGATTATACCTATGATATTCTTATAAAATCATACCACCTGGAAAATACTATCAAACTTCTTCACAAGCTACCCCCCATGAAATTGGTCATTAATCATATCGCGAAACCAAATATGTTAGAAAATGAATGGGAATCATGGGCTAACCACATATCATATATTTCAAAAAATTTTCCACATGTTTTTTGTAAATTATCTGGATTGGCTACTGAAGAAAATCATCAAAATGTTGATTGGGCAAATATAGAAAGATACTCCAACTTTATACTTGAAACATTTACTCCTAGTAAGGTCATGTTTGGAAGTGATTGGCCTGTTTGCATGCTAGCAACTACATACGATGAACATATTTATTTTATTCAAAAAATTTGTGACTCTTTTATACAAACAGATATCGAAAATATCTTTTTTAATGTATCAAAAGATTTTTACGGTATTGAAATTTAG
- a CDS encoding aldo/keto reductase: MKKNIIKKSNLEISNVGYGASGFGNLYRTVKTSDAIDVIKKCHEVGINYFDTAPHYGAGLSERRLGLALSELDVERSDIIISTKVGRLLEPNKNIGKGTIDGFVNAGPFDRTYDYSYTGIMRSFEDSLQRLGTSYVDILFIHDIGSMTHGEKNKELFKVAMESGYKALDELKSAGLVKAIGLGTNEWQVQQETFKYADFDCFMLSGRYTLLEQTAESFLDQCVEKNVSIIAAAIYNSGILATGPKEGAYYDYEPAPEYILKKVEQIFDLCHKFNVAPTTAAIQFPFVHPAVVSVMQNTMKFKNIEKINAMLDYKIPSEFWSELTKSGLVTSKYLNE; this comes from the coding sequence ATGAAGAAAAATATTATAAAGAAATCAAACCTTGAAATCAGTAATGTTGGTTACGGTGCTAGTGGATTTGGAAATCTGTACAGAACTGTAAAAACTTCCGATGCAATAGATGTGATAAAAAAATGCCATGAAGTTGGAATTAATTATTTTGATACAGCTCCTCATTATGGGGCCGGTTTATCCGAAAGAAGACTTGGACTCGCATTAAGTGAACTCGACGTTGAGAGAAGTGATATTATTATTTCCACAAAAGTTGGTCGGCTTTTAGAACCTAATAAGAATATAGGTAAAGGTACCATTGATGGCTTTGTCAATGCTGGCCCATTTGACAGAACGTATGACTACTCATATACAGGCATCATGAGATCTTTTGAAGATAGCTTACAAAGATTAGGCACCAGCTATGTAGATATTTTATTTATCCACGACATTGGTTCTATGACACATGGAGAAAAAAACAAAGAATTGTTTAAAGTAGCTATGGAAAGTGGGTATAAAGCTTTAGATGAGCTTAAATCAGCTGGACTTGTTAAAGCTATAGGTCTTGGGACGAATGAATGGCAAGTTCAGCAGGAAACCTTTAAATATGCTGATTTTGATTGCTTTATGCTATCTGGTCGATACACCCTATTAGAGCAGACGGCAGAATCTTTTCTAGATCAATGTGTTGAAAAAAATGTATCAATCATTGCTGCAGCAATTTATAACTCAGGAATCTTAGCTACGGGACCTAAAGAAGGAGCCTATTATGATTACGAGCCTGCACCTGAATATATATTAAAAAAAGTTGAGCAAATTTTTGATTTGTGTCATAAATTTAATGTTGCACCTACAACAGCTGCAATTCAATTTCCGTTTGTTCATCCTGCCGTTGTTTCTGTTATGCAAAATACAATGAAATTTAAAAATATTGAGAAAATCAACGCTATGCTTGATTATAAAATTCCATCTGAATTTTGGTCTGAGCTCACGAAAAGTGGACTTGTGACAAGTAAATATTTAAATGAATAA
- a CDS encoding tagaturonate reductase, whose amino-acid sequence MKTLNRTNFPGNKYPEKIIQFGEGNFLRAFVDWVIDGLNTSTDFNSGVTIVRPIDTPQPKLDSQDGLYTSVVRGINELGQKVVDTKIIRSVNKELLAYGEFDKIIESFENPELEWVFSNTTEAGIRFEASDNLSDMPPSTFPGKLTKLLFHRFKYFNASPDKGMILIPCELNENNGPLLKSCIEKYAHHWDLGKDFLNWFESSNTVCSTLVDRIVTGYPRDEISELQEKLGYEDKFLVTSEYFHLFVIEGPEFLKEKLKLSKVNLNVEIVDDIKPYKEQKVSILNGAHTAMVPVSFLSGNKTVKESMDDEIIFSFISNMIKDEVIPTLSLNKDRLEDFSQNVFKRFKNPYIKHELSAIALNSISKFHTRLLPSLTHYIEKFNEVPKNIAFSLACLILFYRGTFRDIKTPVKDSTEIEQFFKENDSLFENDLEELANKTLANQSFWGCDLNQYIGLKETVYLFMQEINKNGTVSTIQKFELASERV is encoded by the coding sequence ATGAAAACATTAAATAGAACAAACTTTCCAGGTAATAAATACCCAGAAAAAATTATACAGTTTGGAGAAGGCAACTTTCTAAGAGCCTTTGTTGATTGGGTTATTGACGGCTTAAATACTTCTACAGATTTTAATAGTGGTGTTACGATTGTGCGACCTATTGATACACCTCAACCCAAACTAGATAGTCAGGATGGTTTATATACATCGGTTGTGCGAGGTATTAACGAACTTGGCCAAAAAGTAGTTGATACAAAAATTATAAGAAGTGTTAATAAAGAATTATTGGCATATGGTGAATTTGATAAAATTATAGAGTCATTTGAAAATCCAGAGCTTGAGTGGGTTTTTTCAAATACTACGGAAGCTGGAATCAGGTTTGAAGCATCAGATAATCTAAGTGATATGCCTCCATCCACATTTCCAGGTAAATTAACCAAATTATTATTCCATAGATTTAAATACTTTAATGCTTCTCCAGACAAAGGTATGATTCTTATTCCATGCGAGCTAAATGAAAATAATGGTCCACTTCTGAAGTCATGTATTGAAAAGTATGCTCATCATTGGGACTTAGGAAAAGATTTTTTAAATTGGTTTGAATCAAGCAATACAGTTTGCTCTACCTTAGTCGATAGAATAGTGACAGGCTATCCTCGAGATGAAATTTCAGAGCTGCAAGAAAAATTGGGTTACGAAGACAAATTTCTGGTTACTTCAGAATATTTTCATTTATTTGTAATTGAAGGTCCTGAGTTCTTAAAAGAAAAGCTTAAGCTTAGTAAAGTAAATTTAAATGTTGAAATTGTTGACGATATCAAACCCTATAAAGAACAGAAAGTAAGTATCTTAAACGGTGCCCATACAGCTATGGTTCCTGTTTCATTTTTATCAGGAAATAAGACTGTAAAAGAGTCAATGGATGATGAAATAATTTTTTCATTTATATCAAATATGATTAAAGACGAAGTGATTCCAACCTTATCTTTAAACAAAGATCGATTAGAGGATTTTTCACAAAATGTTTTTAAACGTTTTAAAAACCCTTATATTAAACACGAGTTATCTGCAATTGCTTTGAATTCTATTTCAAAATTTCATACAAGGCTTCTACCATCACTTACTCATTATATTGAAAAATTTAACGAAGTCCCCAAAAACATAGCTTTTTCCCTTGCTTGTTTAATTCTTTTTTATAGAGGTACTTTTAGAGATATAAAAACACCTGTAAAAGATAGTACTGAAATAGAGCAATTTTTTAAAGAAAATGATTCTCTATTTGAGAATGACCTAGAAGAACTTGCAAATAAGACACTAGCCAATCAAAGCTTTTGGGGTTGTGACTTAAATCAATATATTGGCTTGAAAGAAACAGTATATCTTTTCATGCAAGAAATTAATAAAAACGGAACCGTATCAACTATTCAAAAATTTGAGTTAGCATCAGAAAGAGTGTAG
- a CDS encoding UxaA family hydrolase produces the protein MKSFVLIHPKDSVLIALKDMIEGDKIKDVELGFDFILKENVTRGSKIAIKDMNKFDVVFKYGYPIGQLTENVRQGEIIHVHNIKTLLSEEGDYVYKPEFNKVNVTLPERKIKAYTRDNGEIGIRNELWIIPTVGCVNATARQIIKTFEREVDTSVIDGVHLFSHNYGCSQLGDDHENTRKILADMVNHPNAGAVLVIGLGCENNQIDAFKELVSPYNESRVKFMAAQRVEDEIEQGVSLMKDLFNYMKDFKREDHSIGKLKVGLECGGSDGLSGITANPLLGQFSDYLINYGGTSVLTEVPEMFGAEEILFSRCDSKEVFNDAVDMINDFKHYFVKNEQPIYENPSPGNKQGGISTLEDKSLGCTQKAGDSNVVDVLKYGEVLKKPGLNLLSAPGNDAVATSALAAAGCHLVLFTTGRGTPLGGSVPTLKISTNSDLANRKKHWIDFNAGSLVEDKNMDDLLIDFIDLVQDVASGKESKNEINDFRELVIFKSGVTL, from the coding sequence ATGAAATCGTTTGTTTTAATCCATCCAAAGGATTCAGTTCTTATTGCTCTAAAAGATATGATTGAGGGAGATAAAATTAAAGATGTAGAACTAGGTTTTGATTTTATCCTAAAAGAAAATGTAACTCGTGGATCTAAGATAGCTATTAAAGATATGAACAAGTTTGATGTTGTTTTCAAGTACGGCTATCCGATTGGACAACTCACGGAAAATGTTCGACAGGGGGAAATAATTCATGTTCATAATATTAAAACATTACTTTCAGAAGAAGGTGATTATGTTTATAAACCTGAATTTAACAAAGTTAACGTTACTCTTCCTGAAAGAAAGATAAAAGCATATACCAGAGACAATGGTGAGATAGGTATAAGAAATGAACTGTGGATTATCCCAACGGTTGGATGTGTGAATGCTACAGCTCGCCAGATTATCAAAACTTTTGAAAGAGAAGTTGATACTTCTGTCATTGATGGAGTTCATTTATTTAGTCATAATTATGGATGTTCTCAATTAGGTGATGATCATGAAAATACCCGAAAAATTCTTGCGGATATGGTTAATCATCCAAATGCTGGTGCTGTTCTTGTGATTGGTTTAGGTTGCGAAAATAATCAAATAGATGCTTTTAAGGAGTTAGTAAGCCCTTATAATGAATCAAGAGTTAAATTTATGGCAGCTCAGAGAGTTGAAGACGAAATAGAACAGGGCGTTAGCTTGATGAAAGATCTTTTCAATTATATGAAAGACTTTAAAAGGGAAGATCATTCAATTGGTAAATTAAAGGTTGGCTTAGAATGTGGCGGCTCAGATGGTTTATCAGGTATTACTGCCAACCCATTATTAGGTCAATTTTCAGATTATTTAATTAACTATGGGGGAACTTCTGTATTAACGGAAGTACCTGAAATGTTTGGAGCAGAAGAAATTCTTTTTTCTAGATGTGACTCTAAAGAAGTTTTTAATGATGCCGTTGATATGATCAATGACTTTAAACATTATTTTGTTAAAAATGAACAACCTATTTATGAAAATCCTTCTCCAGGTAATAAACAAGGCGGCATTTCTACACTTGAGGATAAGTCCCTAGGTTGTACTCAAAAAGCTGGAGACTCAAATGTTGTTGATGTATTGAAGTACGGAGAGGTTTTAAAAAAGCCAGGACTAAATTTATTATCTGCACCTGGAAATGATGCTGTCGCAACTTCCGCACTGGCTGCTGCAGGTTGTCATTTAGTTTTATTCACAACTGGCAGAGGAACGCCTTTAGGTGGCTCTGTTCCTACCTTAAAGATTTCGACTAATTCGGATCTAGCGAACCGAAAAAAACATTGGATTGATTTTAATGCAGGTAGTTTAGTTGAAGACAAAAATATGGACGACCTTTTGATTGATTTTATTGATTTAGTGCAAGATGTTGCATCAGGTAAAGAGTCTAAAAATGAAATAAATGATTTCCGAGAGTTAGTTATTTTTAAGAGTGGTGTGACGCTTTAA
- a CDS encoding LabA-like NYN domain-containing protein encodes MVQDKENVSIFVDVQNIYYTCQEAFKRNFDYNAFWSEISQSYNIIDAYAYAIQRNEIKQIQFQNILKAIGFQIKLKPFIKRKDGTAKGDWDVGITIDMLDAAETSDRLILLSGDGDFTILLDTIKTKFRKRVDVYGVNSLTSNSLINSANLFRTIDDTLLLR; translated from the coding sequence ATGGTTCAAGATAAAGAAAATGTGTCAATTTTTGTGGACGTACAAAATATTTACTACACTTGCCAAGAGGCATTTAAAAGAAACTTTGATTACAATGCGTTTTGGTCTGAAATATCTCAAAGTTATAACATCATAGATGCATATGCATATGCAATCCAAAGAAATGAAATTAAACAGATACAATTTCAAAATATCCTAAAGGCCATTGGTTTCCAAATTAAGCTAAAACCTTTTATTAAAAGAAAAGATGGGACGGCTAAAGGAGATTGGGATGTAGGGATAACAATTGATATGCTTGATGCAGCAGAGACTTCGGATAGATTAATACTTCTGTCTGGAGACGGAGACTTTACCATTTTATTAGATACCATAAAAACTAAATTTAGAAAAAGGGTTGATGTTTACGGAGTTAATTCTCTCACTTCAAACTCCCTTATTAACAGTGCTAACTTATTTAGAACAATTGATGATACATTATTATTGAGATAG
- a CDS encoding MATE family efflux transporter: MSKAVLTTGSISTHLLKLTLPALVGILCTFSFTIVDTYFISLLGQNELAAISYSTPMIDIIIGVAIGIGIAISSIGARMFGSGDFENIKTFIFHAFLFCLFLSLIITIFGILNIDTIFKGLGAAGNTLVEIHNFMIVWFLGVFPLFMIFVCSNALRANGKAKGPAKIQIYMAILNLVLDPIFIFSLNLGIMGAAIAGLISRFAGLFILIRILIKEDMITFDYQNHMKGFLLSWNKIIKMSVPACLANMIGPLATFWITYLLSIVSQFAVAGFGVATKIQMIAVIPMFALSGSIGPIIGQNFSAKKWDRSFLTLKMSSIFSIFWGVFISLLLLVLGPYLSRVFSDNLKVTEVSDSYMYIVPVSYIGWGIIMMVCANFNSLGKPIRSTLISLFRMLILFIPLSYFMFNLYSFKGVFISFNISTLFVAGVAYFWAYKDYKGYGS; the protein is encoded by the coding sequence ATGTCAAAAGCAGTTTTAACAACTGGTTCAATTTCGACGCATTTGCTTAAGTTAACATTGCCAGCTTTAGTCGGTATTTTATGTACTTTTAGCTTTACAATTGTTGATACATATTTTATTTCATTACTTGGGCAAAATGAACTTGCTGCTATAAGTTATTCAACACCTATGATTGATATTATTATCGGTGTTGCAATAGGTATCGGTATTGCTATTTCATCAATTGGTGCAAGAATGTTTGGCTCTGGTGATTTTGAAAATATTAAAACATTTATTTTCCATGCATTTTTATTTTGCTTATTTTTATCTTTGATTATTACAATTTTTGGCATATTAAATATTGATACCATTTTTAAAGGTCTTGGTGCTGCTGGAAATACACTCGTTGAAATTCACAATTTCATGATTGTATGGTTTCTGGGCGTTTTCCCATTATTTATGATTTTTGTTTGCTCTAATGCTTTGAGAGCTAATGGTAAAGCAAAGGGGCCTGCAAAAATTCAAATATATATGGCAATTTTGAATTTGGTACTTGATCCGATTTTTATTTTTTCACTTAATTTAGGAATTATGGGAGCAGCGATAGCAGGTCTGATTTCCAGATTTGCAGGTTTGTTTATATTGATAAGAATTTTGATAAAAGAGGATATGATTACCTTTGATTATCAAAATCATATGAAAGGTTTTTTATTATCTTGGAATAAAATTATAAAAATGAGTGTTCCAGCATGTCTAGCTAATATGATTGGACCATTAGCTACTTTTTGGATCACTTATTTATTATCAATAGTAAGTCAATTTGCAGTCGCAGGCTTTGGTGTTGCAACAAAAATTCAAATGATTGCAGTTATTCCCATGTTTGCATTATCTGGCAGTATTGGACCTATAATTGGTCAAAATTTTAGTGCAAAAAAATGGGATAGATCTTTTTTAACTCTTAAAATGAGTTCGATTTTTTCGATATTTTGGGGAGTGTTTATAAGTTTACTATTACTCGTTTTAGGGCCGTATCTATCTAGAGTTTTTAGTGATAATTTGAAAGTAACAGAGGTTTCTGATAGTTATATGTATATTGTACCAGTCAGTTACATAGGGTGGGGTATAATTATGATGGTATGTGCAAACTTTAATTCACTTGGAAAGCCTATAAGGTCAACTTTAATTTCCCTTTTTAGGATGTTAATATTATTTATTCCACTTTCATATTTTATGTTTAATTTATATAGTTTTAAAGGTGTGTTTATCTCTTTCAATATTTCAACCTTATTTGTTGCTGGCGTTGCATATTTTTGGGCCTATAAAGATTACAAAGGGTACGGCTCTTAA
- a CDS encoding phytochelatin synthase family protein, with protein MCSYAKVPKFKPGLISLNSKEGQLIFEQTTYKNSFWQLIPYFITQKNLSFCGPASIAMTLNALKLDPPALTEENLNNYKMFDQDNIFNIKVNKIIKKNKIKKSGMTLNEMFEVLNTFNLKNKIYYGSDINEKQFIEIIIQAILKNKIVIINYCRKYIRNTTSCGHFSPVGAYNAHKKMFLILDVSRYKYQPTWIPQQKLFTAISKGVDSESKKSRGFIISYKE; from the coding sequence TTGTGCTCATATGCCAAAGTCCCTAAATTTAAACCCGGTTTAATATCTTTAAACTCAAAAGAAGGACAACTAATTTTCGAACAAACAACTTATAAAAATAGCTTTTGGCAATTAATACCCTATTTTATAACACAAAAAAACTTAAGCTTTTGTGGACCAGCTTCTATAGCTATGACCTTAAATGCATTGAAGCTTGACCCGCCTGCTCTAACTGAAGAAAATCTAAATAATTATAAAATGTTTGATCAAGACAACATTTTTAATATTAAAGTAAATAAAATTATAAAAAAAAATAAAATAAAAAAATCCGGGATGACACTAAATGAAATGTTTGAGGTTTTGAATACCTTTAATCTAAAAAATAAGATTTACTATGGTTCTGATATAAATGAAAAGCAATTCATTGAAATTATCATTCAAGCGATTCTAAAAAACAAAATAGTTATTATAAATTATTGTCGTAAGTATATTAGAAACACCACATCCTGTGGTCACTTTTCACCAGTAGGCGCATATAACGCTCATAAGAAAATGTTTTTAATATTAGATGTTTCAAGATATAAATATCAGCCCACTTGGATTCCTCAACAAAAATTATTCACAGCAATTTCTAAAGGAGTTGACTCTGAAAGCAAGAAATCTCGTGGATTCATTATAAGTTACAAAGAATAA